A window from Sulfuricurvum sp. encodes these proteins:
- a CDS encoding rhodanese-like domain-containing protein: MFKMSSLILTLLIVSVSSWADAPSLSEETKVMLKEAKAHVDPIEPQKLKELMADEKIILLDVRDPDEWEKSTIQYDRQVKISRGFLEIKYPKLILDKYSKDDTFVVYCALEPRSVFAAQRLQQLGFKHVMYLQGGLKNFNP, encoded by the coding sequence ATGTTTAAAATGTCATCTCTAATACTTACCTTACTCATAGTATCTGTATCAAGTTGGGCGGATGCACCGTCATTATCCGAAGAAACGAAAGTAATGCTGAAAGAAGCAAAAGCACACGTTGATCCTATCGAACCTCAAAAACTCAAAGAGTTAATGGCAGATGAAAAAATCATTTTATTGGATGTAAGAGATCCGGATGAATGGGAAAAAAGTACGATCCAGTATGACCGTCAGGTCAAGATTTCACGGGGATTTCTCGAAATAAAATATCCAAAACTAATCCTGGATAAATATTCTAAAGATGATACATTCGTGGTTTATTGCGCATTGGAGCCAAGATCGGTATTTGCAGCGCAACGCCTACAACAATTGGGGTTCAAACACGTCATGTACCTTCAAGGCGGATTGAAAAATTTCAATCCTTGA